The following are from one region of the Mixophyes fleayi isolate aMixFle1 chromosome 7, aMixFle1.hap1, whole genome shotgun sequence genome:
- the LOC142097446 gene encoding hydroxyacylglutathione hydrolase-like protein isoform X3: MKVKVISVLEDNYMYLVIEERTKDAIAVDASISKKFLSVIGHCAERGRESESHPDDTPPPGSLPRQRGSCSAISRVGCVWGRRSNRWVNTQSCSQPSAKGDTLFIGGCGQFFEGTAEQMYKNLLDTLASLPPETKVFCGHEYTVRNLKFALKVEPDNEHVKEKLSWAKARDDDDIPTVPSSLEEEYLYNPFMRVREEAVQKFTGKTDPVEVTRVLRKERDEFKKPKDRLPIPALLAYQWGLLNQSSSAPK; encoded by the exons ATGAAGGTGAAGGTAATTTCGGTCCTGGAAGACAACTATATGTATCTGGTTATAGAAGAACGTACAAAAGACGCCATTGCAGTTGACGCGTCTATttctaaaaaa tttcttTCAGTTATTGGACATTGTGCGGAAAGAGGACGTGAATCTGAAAGCCATCCTGACGACACACCACCACCT GGATCACTCCCGAGGCAACGCGGATCTTGTTCAGCGATTTCCAGAGTTGGCTGTGTATGGGGCAGACGATCGAATCGCTGGGTTAACACACAGAGTTGTTCACAACCAAGTGCTAAAG GTGACACCCTGTTCATCGGAGGCTGCGGTCAGTTCTTTGAAGGCACGGCCGAGCAAATGTACAAGAATCTGCTTGACACTCTGGCCTCACTGCCCCCTGAGACG AAAGTGTTTTGTGGCCATGAATACACGGTGAGAAACCTGAAGTTTGCATTAAAGGTCGAACCGGACAATGAACATGTAAAGGAGAAACTGTCCTGGGCCAAG GCTCGAGATGATGATGACATCCCCACCGTTCCCTCCAGCCTGGAAGAAGAATATCTTTATAACCCATTCATGAGAGTAAG AGAAGAGGCTGTTCAGAAATTCACAGGCAAGACGGACCCAGTGGAAGTTACCAGGGTTTTGCGGAAAGAAAGGGACGAATTTAAAAAGCCAAAAGATCGACTGCCAATCCCAGCTCTCCTTGCCTATCAGTGGGGTCTTCTCAACCAATCATCGTCAGCACCAAAATAG
- the LOC142097446 gene encoding hydroxyacylglutathione hydrolase-like protein isoform X1 — MKVKVISVLEDNYMYLVIEERTKDAIAVDASISKKLLDIVRKEDVNLKAILTTHHHLDHSRGNADLVQRFPELAVYGADDRIAGLTHRVVHNQVLKFGDINVRCLFTPCHTSGHICFYMWEDGCPDAPALFSGDTLFIGGCGQFFEGTAEQMYKNLLDTLASLPPETKVFCGHEYTVRNLKFALKVEPDNEHVKEKLSWAKARDDDDIPTVPSSLEEEYLYNPFMRVREEAVQKFTGKTDPVEVTRVLRKERDEFKKPKDRLPIPALLAYQWGLLNQSSSAPK, encoded by the exons ATGAAGGTGAAGGTAATTTCGGTCCTGGAAGACAACTATATGTATCTGGTTATAGAAGAACGTACAAAAGACGCCATTGCAGTTGACGCGTCTATttctaaaaaa TTATTGGACATTGTGCGGAAAGAGGACGTGAATCTGAAAGCCATCCTGACGACACACCACCACCT GGATCACTCCCGAGGCAACGCGGATCTTGTTCAGCGATTTCCAGAGTTGGCTGTGTATGGGGCAGACGATCGAATCGCTGGGTTAACACACAGAGTTGTTCACAACCAAGTGCTAAAG TTTGGGGATATAAATGTAAGATGCCTGTTCACACCGTGCCACACTTCAGGCCACATCTGCTTCTATATGTGGGAGGACGGGTGCCCAGATGCCCCTGCGCTCTTCTCAG GTGACACCCTGTTCATCGGAGGCTGCGGTCAGTTCTTTGAAGGCACGGCCGAGCAAATGTACAAGAATCTGCTTGACACTCTGGCCTCACTGCCCCCTGAGACG AAAGTGTTTTGTGGCCATGAATACACGGTGAGAAACCTGAAGTTTGCATTAAAGGTCGAACCGGACAATGAACATGTAAAGGAGAAACTGTCCTGGGCCAAG GCTCGAGATGATGATGACATCCCCACCGTTCCCTCCAGCCTGGAAGAAGAATATCTTTATAACCCATTCATGAGAGTAAG AGAAGAGGCTGTTCAGAAATTCACAGGCAAGACGGACCCAGTGGAAGTTACCAGGGTTTTGCGGAAAGAAAGGGACGAATTTAAAAAGCCAAAAGATCGACTGCCAATCCCAGCTCTCCTTGCCTATCAGTGGGGTCTTCTCAACCAATCATCGTCAGCACCAAAATAG
- the LOC142097446 gene encoding hydroxyacylglutathione hydrolase-like protein isoform X2 gives MKVKLLDIVRKEDVNLKAILTTHHHLDHSRGNADLVQRFPELAVYGADDRIAGLTHRVVHNQVLKFGDINVRCLFTPCHTSGHICFYMWEDGCPDAPALFSGDTLFIGGCGQFFEGTAEQMYKNLLDTLASLPPETKVFCGHEYTVRNLKFALKVEPDNEHVKEKLSWAKARDDDDIPTVPSSLEEEYLYNPFMRVREEAVQKFTGKTDPVEVTRVLRKERDEFKKPKDRLPIPALLAYQWGLLNQSSSAPK, from the exons ATGAAGGTGAAG TTATTGGACATTGTGCGGAAAGAGGACGTGAATCTGAAAGCCATCCTGACGACACACCACCACCT GGATCACTCCCGAGGCAACGCGGATCTTGTTCAGCGATTTCCAGAGTTGGCTGTGTATGGGGCAGACGATCGAATCGCTGGGTTAACACACAGAGTTGTTCACAACCAAGTGCTAAAG TTTGGGGATATAAATGTAAGATGCCTGTTCACACCGTGCCACACTTCAGGCCACATCTGCTTCTATATGTGGGAGGACGGGTGCCCAGATGCCCCTGCGCTCTTCTCAG GTGACACCCTGTTCATCGGAGGCTGCGGTCAGTTCTTTGAAGGCACGGCCGAGCAAATGTACAAGAATCTGCTTGACACTCTGGCCTCACTGCCCCCTGAGACG AAAGTGTTTTGTGGCCATGAATACACGGTGAGAAACCTGAAGTTTGCATTAAAGGTCGAACCGGACAATGAACATGTAAAGGAGAAACTGTCCTGGGCCAAG GCTCGAGATGATGATGACATCCCCACCGTTCCCTCCAGCCTGGAAGAAGAATATCTTTATAACCCATTCATGAGAGTAAG AGAAGAGGCTGTTCAGAAATTCACAGGCAAGACGGACCCAGTGGAAGTTACCAGGGTTTTGCGGAAAGAAAGGGACGAATTTAAAAAGCCAAAAGATCGACTGCCAATCCCAGCTCTCCTTGCCTATCAGTGGGGTCTTCTCAACCAATCATCGTCAGCACCAAAATAG